The Actinocorallia herbida DNA window TGTGGGCCGAGCGGCGCTTCGAGCTCGTGACGGGGGTGAGCGTCGCGAAGTTCTCGGCCACGCCGGAGCTGCGGGGGCGGTTGCTCGGGACGGGCGACCGGGTACTGGTGGAGGCCAGTCCGCTCGACCGGATCTGGGGGATCGGGCTGGCGGCGGACTCGCCGGACGCGGCCGAGCCCGCGCGGTGGCGGGGGCTGAACCTGCTGGGCTTCGCGCTGATGCGGGCGCGGGAGCTGCTGAGCTGAGCCGAGCGGTGCTCAGACCGCCGTCCAGCCCCCGTCGGCGGTGGGGCTGACGCGGACGGGCCTGCCGTTGACGACGATGACGAGGTCGTCGCCCTCCGGGGCCGCCGGACCGAGCCGGACGGCCGTGCGATCCGTCCGGGCGGTGGTGAAGGCCACGGACGGGAGGAAGACCTTCAGGGCCGCTTTGAAGGGTCCGGGGAGCCTTCCGGGTGCGCAGGAGTCCATGCCGGAACAGAAGGCGTCCAGGACCACGAGGGGGTCGGCGCGGCCCGCTCCGGAGGCCGTCAGCGCCACCGCGTAGGCGGGGGCGTCCGGGACCTCCGGCCGGGCTCCCGGCTTCTGGCCCATGTCGTCCTGCAACGCGTCGCCGCTCTCCAGCGCGCCGCCGGCGAGCGG harbors:
- a CDS encoding NADAR family protein; the protein is MFFWGHTPKASGNHVFSQWWEEAFEMEGVRYPSAEHAMMAGKARLFGDEAALAKVMGAGHPGAAKAAGREVRGFDEEVWAERRFELVTGVSVAKFSATPELRGRLLGTGDRVLVEASPLDRIWGIGLAADSPDAAEPARWRGLNLLGFALMRARELLS